In a genomic window of Bradyrhizobium ontarionense:
- the rplX gene encoding 50S ribosomal protein L24, with translation MAAKIRKGDKVIVLTGRDKGRTGEVFEVRPTEGTALVRGVNLVKRHQKQTQNQEGGIISKEAPIQLSNVAYVGKDGKPTRVGFKVQADGKKVRVAKSSGAEIDG, from the coding sequence ATGGCTGCCAAGATCCGCAAGGGCGACAAGGTGATCGTCCTGACCGGACGCGACAAGGGTCGCACCGGCGAGGTGTTCGAGGTGCGTCCGACCGAGGGGACGGCGCTGGTGCGCGGCGTCAACCTGGTGAAGCGTCACCAGAAGCAGACCCAGAATCAGGAGGGCGGCATCATCTCGAAAGAGGCGCCGATCCAACTGTCGAACGTTGCGTATGTCGGCAAGGACGGCAAGCCGACGCGCGTTGGATTCAAAGTTCAGGCGGACGGCAAGAAGGTCCGCGTTGCCAAGAGCTCGGGAGCAGAGATCGATGGCTGA
- the rpmC gene encoding 50S ribosomal protein L29 — translation MAEMKIADVRAMSPDQMDDAIVNLKKERFNLRFQRATGQLENTSRLREARRDIARIKTIAAQQRAKTK, via the coding sequence ATGGCCGAGATGAAGATTGCCGACGTTCGCGCGATGAGCCCCGATCAGATGGACGACGCCATCGTCAATCTGAAGAAGGAGCGCTTCAACCTGCGCTTCCAGCGCGCCACCGGGCAGCTTGAGAACACTTCGCGCCTGCGTGAGGCGCGCCGCGACATCGCCCGTATCAAGACCATCGCCGCGCAGCAGCGCGCCAAGACGAAGTAA
- the rpsQ gene encoding 30S ribosomal protein S17, giving the protein MPKRTLQGVVVSDKQAKTVVVRVDRRFTHPIYKKTIRRSKNYHAHDESNEFKPGDMVWIEESKPISKLKRWTVVRGEHKKTA; this is encoded by the coding sequence ATGCCGAAACGGACCCTCCAGGGCGTTGTCGTCAGCGACAAGCAGGCCAAGACTGTGGTCGTGCGCGTCGACCGGCGCTTCACCCACCCGATCTACAAGAAGACCATCCGCCGCTCGAAGAACTACCACGCCCACGACGAGAGCAACGAGTTCAAGCCGGGCGACATGGTGTGGATCGAGGAGAGCAAGCCGATCTCGAAGCTGAAGCGCTGGACCGTCGTCCGGGGCGAGCACAAGAAAACCGCCTGA
- the rplP gene encoding 50S ribosomal protein L16 gives MMQPKKTKFRKAHKGRIHGVASSGATLAFGQFGLKAMEPDRVTARQIEAARRALTRHMKRAGRVWIRVFPDLPVSKKPAEVRMGSGKGSPELWVARVKPGRVMFEIDGVSNQIAREALLLAAAKLPIKTRFVERIAE, from the coding sequence ATGATGCAACCAAAGAAGACCAAGTTCCGAAAGGCGCATAAGGGCCGTATCCACGGCGTTGCGTCCTCGGGCGCGACGCTGGCCTTCGGCCAGTTCGGGCTGAAGGCGATGGAGCCGGATCGCGTCACCGCGAGGCAGATCGAGGCCGCCCGCCGCGCCTTGACCCGTCACATGAAGCGCGCCGGCCGCGTCTGGATCCGCGTGTTCCCGGACCTGCCGGTGTCGAAGAAGCCGGCCGAAGTCCGCATGGGCTCCGGCAAGGGCTCGCCGGAATTGTGGGTGGCCCGCGTCAAGCCGGGCCGGGTGATGTTCGAGATCGACGGCGTGAGCAACCAGATCGCGCGCGAGGCGCTGCTGCTGGCGGCCGCCAAGCTGCCGATCAAGACGCGCTTCGTCGAACGCATTGCGGAGTAA
- the rplN gene encoding 50S ribosomal protein L14 — protein MIQMQTNLDVADNSGARRVMCIKVLGGSKRRYATVGDIIVVSIKEAIPRGKVKKGDVMKAVVVRVRKDIRRADGSVIRFDRNAAVLINNQSEPVGTRIFGPVPRELRAKNHMKIISLAPEVL, from the coding sequence ATGATTCAGATGCAGACCAACCTCGACGTGGCCGATAATTCCGGCGCACGCCGTGTCATGTGTATCAAGGTGCTCGGCGGTTCGAAGCGCCGCTATGCCACCGTCGGCGACATCATCGTGGTGTCGATCAAGGAAGCCATTCCGCGCGGCAAGGTGAAGAAGGGCGACGTCATGAAAGCCGTCGTGGTGCGCGTCCGTAAGGACATCCGCCGCGCCGACGGCTCGGTGATCCGCTTCGACCGCAACGCCGCGGTGCTCATCAACAACCAGTCGGAGCCGGTCGGCACCCGTATCTTCGGGCCGGTGCCGCGCGAGCTGCGCGCCAAGAACCACATGAAGATCATCTCGCTTGCGCCGGAGGTGCTGTGA
- the rplE gene encoding 50S ribosomal protein L5, translating to MAETAYTPRLRAEYDRDIKSQLTEKFGYANVMQVPRLDKVVLNMGIGEAVNDRKKAETAAADLSLIAGQKAVVTYSRVAIATFKLRENQPIGCKVTLRKTKMYEFIDRLINVALPRVRDFRGLNPKSFDGRGNYSLGIKEHIIFPEIDFDKAGESWGMDITVCTTAASDDEARALLTAFNFPFRQ from the coding sequence ATGGCTGAGACCGCTTACACGCCGCGCCTGCGCGCGGAATATGATCGCGACATCAAGAGCCAGCTGACCGAAAAGTTCGGCTACGCCAACGTCATGCAGGTGCCGCGGCTGGACAAGGTCGTGCTCAACATGGGCATCGGCGAGGCCGTCAACGACCGCAAGAAGGCGGAGACGGCGGCTGCCGACCTGTCGCTGATCGCCGGCCAGAAGGCGGTCGTGACCTATTCGCGCGTTGCGATCGCGACCTTCAAGCTGCGTGAGAACCAGCCGATCGGCTGCAAGGTCACGCTGCGCAAGACCAAGATGTACGAGTTCATCGATCGCCTGATCAACGTCGCGCTGCCGCGCGTCCGCGACTTCCGTGGCCTGAACCCGAAGAGCTTCGACGGTCGCGGCAACTATTCGCTCGGCATCAAGGAGCACATCATTTTCCCCGAGATCGACTTCGACAAGGCCGGGGAGAGCTGGGGCATGGACATCACGGTGTGCACCACTGCAGCCTCGGACGACGAGGCGCGTGCCCTTCTGACCGCATTCAATTTCCCGTTCCGGCAGTGA
- the rpsN gene encoding 30S ribosomal protein S14 gives MAKKSSVEKNNRRKRMSKNAAPKRARLKAIIADKTKPMEERFAATLKLAEMPRNSSATRIRNRCELTGRPRSVYRKNKLSRIALRELGSKGLIPGLVKSSW, from the coding sequence ATGGCAAAGAAGAGTTCAGTCGAGAAGAACAACCGGCGCAAGCGGATGAGCAAGAATGCCGCTCCGAAGCGCGCGCGGTTGAAGGCGATCATCGCCGACAAGACCAAGCCGATGGAGGAGCGCTTCGCCGCGACCCTGAAGCTTGCAGAGATGCCGCGCAATTCATCGGCGACCCGCATCCGCAACCGCTGCGAGCTGACGGGACGTCCCCGCTCGGTCTATCGCAAGAACAAGCTCAGCCGTATCGCGCTGCGCGAGCTTGGGTCCAAGGGCCTGATCCCGGGCCTCGTGAAGTCGAGCTGGTAA
- the rpsC gene encoding 30S ribosomal protein S3, giving the protein MGQKINPIGLRLGINRTWDSRWFAGKAEYGKLLHEDVKIREILHKELKQAAVARIVIERPHKKCRVTIHSARPGVVIGKKGADIDKLRKRVADITSSDVVINIVEIRKPELDATLVAESIAQQLERRVAFRRAMKRAVQSAMRLGAEGIRINCSGRLGGAEIARMEWYREGRVPLHTLRADIDYGVATAFTTFGTCGVKVWIFKGEILEHDPMAQDKRMAEGDTGGGGGDRGGRSRRDAA; this is encoded by the coding sequence ATGGGTCAAAAGATCAATCCGATCGGTCTGCGTCTCGGCATCAACCGGACCTGGGATTCGCGCTGGTTCGCCGGCAAGGCCGAGTACGGCAAGCTGCTGCATGAAGACGTCAAGATCCGTGAGATCCTGCACAAGGAGCTCAAGCAGGCCGCCGTCGCCCGCATCGTGATCGAGCGTCCGCACAAGAAGTGCCGCGTCACGATCCACTCGGCGCGTCCGGGTGTCGTGATCGGCAAGAAGGGCGCCGACATCGACAAGCTGCGCAAGCGCGTCGCCGACATCACCTCGTCGGACGTCGTCATCAACATCGTCGAGATCCGCAAGCCGGAGCTCGATGCGACCCTGGTGGCCGAATCGATCGCGCAGCAGCTCGAGCGCCGCGTCGCGTTCCGCCGCGCCATGAAGCGCGCCGTGCAGTCGGCGATGCGCCTCGGCGCCGAGGGCATCCGCATCAACTGCTCGGGTCGTCTGGGCGGCGCGGAAATCGCCCGCATGGAGTGGTATCGCGAGGGCCGGGTGCCGCTGCACACGCTGCGCGCCGACATCGACTACGGTGTGGCCACCGCATTCACGACTTTCGGTACCTGCGGCGTGAAGGTCTGGATCTTCAAGGGCGAGATCCTCGAGCACGATCCGATGGCGCAGGACAAGCGGATGGCCGAGGGCGACACCGGTGGTGGCGGCGGCGACCGTGGTGGCCGTTCGCGCCGCGACGCGGCCTGA
- the rpsS gene encoding 30S ribosomal protein S19 codes for MVRSVWKGPFVEASLLKKADASRASGRHDVIKIWSRRSTILPQFVGLTFGVYNGQKHVPVAINEEMVGHKFGEFSPTRTFHGHSGDKKAKKG; via the coding sequence ATGGTTCGTTCAGTCTGGAAAGGCCCGTTCGTCGAGGCGTCGCTGCTCAAGAAGGCAGATGCGTCGCGCGCGTCCGGCCGTCACGACGTCATCAAGATCTGGAGCCGCCGCTCGACCATCCTGCCGCAGTTCGTCGGCCTGACGTTCGGCGTCTACAATGGCCAGAAGCATGTGCCGGTGGCGATCAACGAGGAGATGGTCGGCCACAAGTTCGGCGAGTTCTCGCCGACCCGGACCTTCCACGGCCATTCGGGCGATAAGAAAGCCAAGAAGGGTTGA
- a CDS encoding 50S ribosomal protein L23: protein MKTIDPRHYDIIIAPVVTEKATFASEHNKVLFKVAAKATKPQIKEAIEKLFDVKVKSVNTLVRKGKTKVFRGHFGSQSDSKRAIVTLEEGHRIDVTTGL from the coding sequence ATGAAGACCATCGATCCGCGCCACTACGACATCATCATCGCGCCGGTGGTGACCGAGAAGGCGACGTTCGCGTCGGAGCACAACAAGGTTCTGTTCAAGGTGGCCGCCAAGGCGACCAAGCCGCAGATCAAAGAGGCGATCGAGAAGCTGTTCGACGTCAAGGTCAAGAGCGTCAATACGCTCGTCCGCAAGGGCAAGACCAAGGTGTTCCGCGGCCATTTCGGTTCGCAATCGGACAGCAAGCGGGCGATCGTGACCCTCGAAGAGGGCCACCGGATCGACGTCACCACCGGACTGTAA
- the rplV gene encoding 50S ribosomal protein L22 has translation MSKPKRERSLPDNEAKAVARMLRVSPQKLNLVAQMIRGRKASSALADLQFSRKRIAVDVKKCLESAIANAENNHDLEVDDLVVTQAFVGKGIVMKRFSPRGRGRSGRIFKPFSQLTIIVRQVEASA, from the coding sequence ATGAGCAAACCAAAGCGCGAACGGAGCCTCCCGGACAACGAGGCCAAGGCCGTCGCCCGGATGCTTCGGGTGAGCCCGCAGAAGCTGAACCTGGTGGCCCAGATGATCCGCGGCCGCAAGGCGTCTTCGGCCCTCGCCGACCTGCAGTTCTCGCGCAAGCGGATTGCAGTCGACGTCAAGAAGTGCCTGGAATCGGCGATCGCCAATGCCGAGAACAACCACGACCTCGAGGTCGACGATCTCGTCGTCACGCAGGCCTTTGTCGGCAAGGGCATCGTGATGAAGCGTTTCTCGCCGCGCGGCCGTGGCCGTTCGGGCCGCATTTTCAAACCGTTTTCGCAGCTGACGATCATTGTTCGTCAGGTCGAGGCGAGCGCTTAA
- the rplB gene encoding 50S ribosomal protein L2, which translates to MALKTFNPTTPGQRQLVMVDRSALYKGKPVKALTEGKQSSGGRNNTGRITVRFLGGGHKQSYRTVDFKRDKVDVPATVERLEYDPNRTAFIALVKYQDGELAYILAPQRLAVGDTIIAGNYVDVKPGNVMPLGNMPVGTIVHNIEVKIGKGGQLARSAGTYAQLVGRDHDYVIVRLNSGEQRLVHGRCRGTIGAVSNPDHMNTSIGKAGRTRWLGRRPHNRGVSMNPIDHPHGGGEGRTSGGRHPVTPWGKPTKGKKTRTNKSTDKFILLSRHKRKK; encoded by the coding sequence ATGGCATTGAAGACATTCAACCCCACGACGCCGGGCCAGCGCCAGCTGGTGATGGTCGATCGTTCGGCCCTCTACAAGGGCAAGCCGGTCAAGGCGCTGACCGAGGGCAAGCAGTCGAGCGGCGGCCGCAACAACACCGGCCGCATCACGGTTCGCTTCCTCGGCGGCGGCCACAAGCAGTCGTACCGCACGGTCGATTTCAAGCGCGACAAGGTCGACGTTCCGGCCACCGTCGAGCGGCTGGAATATGATCCGAACCGCACGGCCTTCATCGCCCTGGTCAAGTATCAGGACGGCGAGCTTGCCTACATTCTGGCGCCGCAGCGGCTCGCGGTCGGCGATACGATCATCGCCGGCAACTATGTCGACGTGAAGCCGGGCAATGTCATGCCGCTCGGCAACATGCCGGTCGGCACGATCGTGCACAACATCGAGGTCAAGATCGGCAAGGGCGGCCAGCTCGCGCGTTCGGCCGGCACCTATGCCCAGCTCGTCGGTCGCGACCACGACTACGTCATCGTGCGCCTGAACTCGGGCGAGCAGCGCCTGGTGCACGGCCGTTGCCGCGGCACCATCGGTGCGGTGTCGAACCCGGACCACATGAACACCTCGATTGGCAAGGCCGGTCGCACGCGTTGGCTGGGTCGTCGCCCGCACAACCGCGGCGTCTCGATGAACCCGATCGACCATCCGCACGGCGGCGGCGAAGGCCGTACTTCGGGCGGTCGTCACCCGGTCACTCCGTGGGGCAAGCCTACCAAGGGCAAGAAGACCCGCACGAACAAGTCGACCGACAAATTCATTCTCTTGAGCCGCCACAAGCGGAAGAAGTAA
- the rplD gene encoding 50S ribosomal protein L4: MELKVTTLEGKDAGSVQLSDAIFGLEPRADIIQRCVQWQLNKRQAGTHKAKGRAEIWRTGKKMYKQKGTGGARHGSARVPQFRGGGRAFGPVVRSHATDLPKKVRAMALKHALSAKAKDGDLVVLENAALEAAKTKALIGHFSGLGLTNALIIDGAELHTGFANAARNIPNMDVLPIQGINVYDILRRQKLVLTKAAIDALEARFK, encoded by the coding sequence ATGGAACTGAAAGTCACAACCCTCGAGGGCAAGGACGCCGGTTCGGTCCAGCTGTCCGACGCCATCTTCGGTCTGGAGCCGCGCGCCGATATCATCCAGCGCTGCGTCCAGTGGCAGCTGAACAAGCGTCAGGCCGGCACCCACAAGGCCAAGGGCCGCGCCGAGATCTGGCGCACCGGCAAGAAGATGTACAAGCAGAAGGGCACCGGCGGCGCCCGTCACGGGTCGGCCCGCGTGCCGCAGTTCCGCGGCGGTGGTCGTGCCTTCGGTCCGGTCGTGCGCTCGCACGCCACCGACCTGCCGAAGAAGGTTCGGGCGATGGCGCTGAAGCATGCGCTGTCCGCCAAGGCCAAGGACGGCGACCTCGTTGTGCTGGAGAACGCCGCGCTCGAGGCCGCGAAGACCAAGGCGCTGATCGGTCATTTCTCGGGTCTCGGCCTGACCAATGCGCTGATCATCGACGGCGCCGAGCTGCACACCGGCTTCGCCAATGCGGCCCGCAACATTCCGAACATGGACGTGCTGCCGATCCAGGGCATCAACGTCTACGACATCCTGCGCCGCCAGAAGCTCGTGCTGACCAAGGCGGCGATCGATGCGCTGGAGGCGCGCTTCAAATGA